The window GCAGCTGTAAAACGCTCCACTGCAAATAATctccatgtttgtttaatgGGATGTAGACACAGTATGAAAGATGCTCTGAAAAGAGGAATGGAACGGAGAGCATCAGTTCTGTGTACTGTAGGATTCCTGTATTGTAGTACTTTGTGGTACAGTGAGTGCGGTGTCTTGTGACAGGATGATGATGAGCTCAGATCCTGTACTGTGTAATGGTTTTGAACACCGCAGTAGTGCAAGTTAATCATAGCCGTTGCTGGACTGTGTCCAAACTGTCTTGAGTAACCTACTTAATCACCTGGAATAACGAGTTCCACGGAGGTTTCAACTGTTACTTCCTCTGTAAATGATGCTCTTAAACTTAGACTGTGATTGTGCTTGCTGTGACAATGGGAGCAGGGTTACATACTGGCTGCTGTCAAAGAGGTAAATTTGACCTGAAACGCCCAGAAATACCCAGGTGTGATatgaataacacacacagagctcaccAGTCTGTACCAGCCTGCCTGCACGGAGATGTTtaacaaacagatgaaatgataAAGAATCCAGCTTTTGCTAACACTCTCTGCTGTGCAGTGGACAGTGTGTGAACGCCAATCACCAGAATTTCATATGTGCTTTGTCCTGCTGCCCAGTGATGCAGGAATTagtcagatcctttacttaagtagaaGTAGCAACCCcgaattaaaaaaacaactccTGTAATAATGAGCTTAAAGTAAAGGATCAACGGTGAAACATCGAGTGTTTCCCTCCAAACTGCGGTGAGGAGAGGTGAAATGGGAACACTGAAGGTCAAGTATGAAGAAAACAAATTGTAAATGTATGAAATTAAATTCCTCCACCGTGTCTCTACTTGGCCTCATTAAATCCCCCCTTGTGTTCCTCAGGTGGTGGCCATAGTCATGGACCTCCTGACAGACCTGCAGATCCTCCAGGACCTGCTGGATGCCTCGTCACGGCGCGGGGTGGCTGTCTACGCCGTCCTGGAGGCCCGGGGCGTGCCCCACTTCCTGGATATGTGCACTCGGCTGCAGATTAATGCAGTGCATCTGCGGGTGAGGAGTGAACACTGGGGAGCTTGTCAGAGCGCTGCAGAGCGAGTAGGCTTGCTAACACGAAGCACAGAGCAGATGAACGTGGAGGGTTTGAACAGAAGCAGCTCAGTGGGTCGCAGCTCTTCCTGTCATGGATTAAAATCATCATGTATCATATGTCACACGGATTTCCTCATAAGTAACAGACAGTATGACCTCAGAGGCGTTTGGCGGTGTTGTAAAACCACTGGCCTgttaaaacatgatgatgaaTTGCCAAATCAAAAGCTTTCAACAAGTGCACGATAACCTCTGCGCTCTGCTCTTTTATCTTCTAAAGGGTCAACGTGTTCAAACCACGAATAGTTTCAGGTTTGAGTTTTCAGATCTGTGCTGCTGATATCTCACAGTGGAGGTGAAAGGAGTTTCACGAGTGCTGCTCAGAGCTTCGAAAAACAACTGTAGAAAACTCACCCCCACACTTTGTTTAAAGTTTGTAatgtttatttgcattttcataatCGAATGATCAAACTTTTATGCTGCTAAACTGAGTCATTTGATGATAATAGCAGATACACTTTCACATAATTATCGTAAAAATAtggatgctgtgtgaaataaTGTGAGTGAGAGGGCCTGTGGTGTGACTGAAAGTTACTTGGAAGTGGGACAATAGCAGCTGGAGGTGGAAGATAAGCAAATAATctgaagacacagaaaagatgatttACATAATCCTACATAAGGAGTCTGCTGTTCCACCTGAACGTCACGTGCTGTCGGCGCGTGGAAACGAGTTAGCGAGCAGGGAAGGAGATGGATGAATGGCTGAAATAAATGGCAGCATGAATACATGAATTCATGTGGCAGGACTGTGAGAGCATGTCTGACTTAGAGGTGAATGAGGAAAGATCCTGGTAGATTTccacagaaaatacacacatgaagTTTAAATTCACCTTTGGAAAATTTGGTAATGTTACAAAAAACTAATTTTCTTTAAAAGTGAAAGAGGTGAATACAAATGTTTAACGTGAGGTGTGAAACACGAGGTCTTTTAGACTGACTGGAGAAGGAAGCCGCTGAAGCATCTCAGGGTCAGATTTCATCATCTGTTGTGAGtttacattttaatgctgtTCTCTGATGCAGATTaagagccagcagcagcacagactgtcaTCCTATCGCCACAGGGACACAATACCCAGCCTTATCTGCTGTACGCAGAGTTTTGTAGCTCCAGTCTAGTTTAACTGGAGCGCTGGAATACGTGGCCATTGTGGTGTCAGTTGATAAAGCTGTGAAAGGCCTTTTCAGAGCGCCGGGCCCTGTTACTCTTACTTCCTACAAATGAACATTGATAGATCCTGAGAACGGATCCAAAGGCGGTAACTCGATGCTTCAACCCACGCTGGGgttgacagcagaggagagcctCCTCCCAGTGCGTCTGCTCAGCATTTatgtccttttctgtctttgtgtttcttcccTTTAAGTAAACACATGTGACTACAGGCTTCAGGTTTTACCCTTTATGTCTTGAGAGAGTTGACTTTATGTAGCGAGTTGTGTTAGCGAAGTTTGGCTTGGCATGTCCTTACATCAGCCATGCATGATATATGAGGGATGTCTGATAGCTGCGGCCGAGTGAGTTTACTCAGGCGCACTCGtgtgatgctaagctaactgaaaTGTGTAATTAAGTGGGTGTTTCTCCGCAGAACCTCCGCGTTCGGATGGTGAAAGGAGCAGGGCTGGCCCTGTCCTTTGGAAAGCTGCCCGGGTCGCTGTGCTCCAAATACATGCTGGTCGACGGAGAGAAAGTCATGTTTGGATCTTACAGGTGAGCACGTGGTGCCTTAAAGTCACACATTCAGCCTGAAAGCTATCACAGAGGAGCTTTAACGCTTGGCtgagctggaaaaatgtgttgaaatgccaaaaaaagCAGCGCTCACAGACCGGGCGGATAAATAATGATGTACGTGAAACATGTGACCTAAAGACGACTCATCAGATCTGTGTGCAGCCATTCAGTGACTGTAAACATACTCAAACAATCATGTAGATCCAACATAGACACCATGTTTCCATCTCGTTTCTTCACGGTTTGAGTGACGTTCTTCTTCTCCAGTCGCCTTCTGGCGCCTGACTGACGCCTCATTCGCAGTGCTTCACTTGGATAGAAACTAACTCTGATTACACGTCGTTAGCAGCTGtattaacattttctaattGTCTCCTAATGTCACGACTGACTTTGCTAAActtgctgttttgtctgctgaTTCCTGACAGCAGGACAAATTTCCCCACAAACCACAAGTTTAGGGGCTTTGtttatgcaaatgagcaaaTCTCAGAGCAGGTGTTGTTCATCAAGTTTGTCCTGTTGAGTTCAGTTTGCCCAATCTGGCTTCCCTCAATAAAAAGTGACAGATTAAGCTTCAGATAAGGATGAAAAACAATCTCCTGACGCTCAGTCATGTGATAATTGGCCAGACTCCACCAGCTGATGAAGCTCTTACCATCAagagattgtttttttttgacaacaATGATGACAAAATCTAccaataattaaataaaatacttATAATTTAGGTGAATCTATTGGCAGAAGTGGCATATAATATTCAGTAGTATGTGTTCAGGTTGTGTATAAACACctaaaaataattgtttttgtcagtttagAATGAGCTGTTTATCTCTTTAGCATTTCTTGCAGGCTCTCCGCTGCCTGCCCTTAAATCCCACACACCGGCCCTTTAATCTGCAACATCAGTGCATATTTGTTCCTTTGTTTATGTGAACCTAAAGCAGCCGATGGCGCCTGTTTACCACCCTCAGATCTAAATGTGAGGACCTGACAGGCTTtaaatctgaaaacaacaataacGGCGGCCGACTAAAGCACAATAGAAAATCAATTACAGATCAGCACACCAATAAGTCCTCCCAGACGCTGTGCAGCATGTTAAACTGTGGAATGAGGGGAATGCTTTTTGCACTGCGCTGTCCTTATTAACCACCGGCCCTGCAGACAAACctattgttgtttgttgattACTATGAGGAGGTAAAAAGCTTTGTGTGCGTCACCTGAGAGCTGATTCAAAATGATTAACGAGCTTCCATGAAATAATTAGACCGCCCACAATCGTTAACCCTTCGCTCCCATCTGCACATCACAGGATGGTGTGATTTAGCACATAATGGCTCAACGTGTAGTTACTTTATTTACAGCCACTTTCTGGCTGTGgccagtgatggaggaagtattcaggtcctttatttaagtaaaagtactaataccactctgtaaaaatactctgttttaGCTGTTTTAGCTGTAGCACAGCCTTAAAATCAGCATTTAAGGCGTCTGTATGCTCAAAATGAACTCTTTTGTGAGACGTGTCGTCCAACCACATGAAGTACgatggaaaatgttttgtagAAAGCGGTGAGATGCTGTAATCAGTAgtgatgataataaaaatgaaagtgaaatggatgaatgtgtgtaaaGTCGGATTCACAGGAATCTGCTGAGCTCATgtttaattagttaattagcCTGGCGAGTGTGTGAGCTGACATTAAAATACAATGCCGCGTTTGCTCTTTGGAGCTCACGTTGTCTGATCCTCGCTTGAAATGGACAAATCCTTGACCCAGACTCCCTGCAAAAATAAgctgatttaaatgttttgGACACAATGTGCAGAACAGCAAGTTAAGCTCGCGCATGCAGAAGCCTGAGTCTGAATACAGATGACTCATCCCTCCACACATCACCTCTCTTCTATCATCCAGCTCCGAGGCCTCTGGTAAACCACGTCAGGGACCACATCAGTGATGAAACTGTTGTCACGGCACCTTATGAAGACATTAGTGATACGCTGGAATCGAAACTGGAATGACTGATTCGTGCAAAGTGAAACGAGAGCAGACGTGTTTTGACTCATGTGCGATACCTCATTATGACTGGAAGTTCATATAAAGAAAATTGTGCCTGTTTGACATTTAGATGAAGTTTTCGAAGcttttcaaaacagaaaatgcttAAACAGCAGAGTAATCTAAACATGTACATGAAGTATTTGGTACTACGAGTGGAAAAGGATGGTTGAgaattttgggaaatatgcttattagCTTTCTTGAGTGAGAAGATTGATTACCCCCTCTACTGTAAaagtgaagctacagccagcagctattagcttagcttagcatcagaactggaaacagggaaacactCAGCCTGAAATAACAAAATCTCCTTAAAGCACCTCCTAAACTCGCTCATTAACATGTTCTATCTCGTCTGTTTCATCTGTATAAAAACCAAACGTGAAAACCTTTCACCATCCTTGGGGCTGCTGGTTATGTACCACAGTGTTTCTTGGCCAGTAATCAGTAACTTTCCAGGTAACTTACCTGGTGAAGAAATAGCTCCTTAAGCCCATAACCCCCcttaaaaattcagtttttgtgcGGATGAAACTAACGAGATGCAACATGTTCAGCGgggagctttagaggtgctgctgggAGGTGGATTTTGTTCTCTTTTGGACTGGCTGGCTGTTGCCTCCTGTTTCCAGgtttaatgctaagctaacgggCTGACAGTAGCTTCATATGTAGCTACAGCGTCTAAGTgctatcagtcttctcatctaatgtTCGAGAGTTTACTTTTACACCACGGTTTTGGCTCAaatccctcttttctcctccagcttcaccTGGAGCTCCTCTCGGATGGACAGGAACACCATCACCGTGATGTCGGGACAAACCGTCGACTTCTTCGACAACGACTTCAGAGAGCTGTACGCCGTGTCTGAACAGGTGGACCTCTACAAGGAGTTCAACATCACCAAGCCGCCTCTCCCTACGCCCATCGCGAAGCCAAAGGTGGAGCACATCCGGCCTCGACCAGTGTCCACATCTCGCTTTCAGGTGTCTGTCAATGACTCCAGACAGATCGACCTGAAGGTACCTGCACATAAATACCACAATCCGAAATACTCTTTAGTTTTTGGAAACAGTAGAGGTCTAACAGGCTCCCTTCAAGACCTGTCGACTCACAGCGACTTTATGGTCGGTGGATTGAACCAGAGGAACGGCCTGCAGAGCACCATCCTTTATCCCGGCAGGAACATCCAGGAAAAGGAGGACCAAGTCTTCCTACAGAGTCCTGGCTCGCCTgcggaggaggacgaggacggaAAGGGAGGCTTGAAGAAGAACCAGGCCGTCGGAGTGAAGAAGCGCAGCTCCTTCAGGCACTTCTTGAAAGGCAgaggagccaatcagagcacagagACTATAGAGGAAGACGTGGTCACTCCTCAGAAACCCGCCCCGCCTCAAACACCCACCCTGCCTCAGAAACCCGCCCCGCCTCAGAAACCCGCCCTGCCTCATACACCCGCCCCGCCTCAGAAACCCGCCCCGCCTCAGAAACCCGCCCCATCCTACAAAGTGCCAGAGACCAATGGCGTCGCAGGAAATGAGCAAGAGGACTCGTTTGAGATCATTGAGAAACCAGGTCCACTGAAATCCAAATTCAGGAAGCCCTCGAAGGTCATTCAGAGAAGTATGTCTCTGCAGACCATCAACACAGGAGACGACGACGGTACGTCCTCATGTGGTCTGTTATCACACGGCCTGTTTCATCTGACAGTGTCATTAATTAGTGATTGATGGGCAGATAATTATATCCATTAATctggtctgtaaaatgtaaatttcctatttttcatcttaaaatgttttttttgtcacatcaacagtccaaaaatatTTAGTGCACAGTGAAATTGTCCCGTcatgtttgcttgaaaaatcaCTTAAATGATTCAGGAAGAATTTGGTGATTATCGTAATATCTGAGTTTCTGTAAACACCAACATGAGCAACTGATGACAGAAATAAGATAACCTACTCTGCACACGTGGCCAAAGAAAAGTAGTGAGATGCTCTGCTGTCCCTCGCTGTGATTGTGACTTCTTCTCTTTATTAATTAAGGTTATTATTGAATTaatctcttctttctttctttctttcttttttttttttacaggatcCAAAAGTCGACGGCGACATCAAAAGAAGAACTGCATCCAGTCATGAGACGACACCAAGAAGTCAGTCAGAGGAGCGCCGGAGGATCTGATGATTAAACACGCTGCAGAGTCACAGTCTCACCTTTCTGTAACAGGTGACGTTATTTTACCAGACCTGAGAGCAGCCAGCCTGTGGCCTGGTCAGGGCTTCAGGCTGGGGTGAAAGTCCTCTCTGTGCCTCGTGGCAGCGACCGCCGATGAGATGTTTAACCAATCACGTGAGGAGAACGTCCTCAGTGTTGAGCCAAAGCGCTGATGGAGGCAGATTTCATCGccattctgttgtttttctatgttttttgtATTAAATTATTCTCCAGTGAAgtcttgtttttgtatttcaCGCTCGTATGCTTGAacctgagcagcacagaggggCCCGGGCTGTGACTCAGGTAGCGTGGGTGGATTACATCACACCTGTGAGCTGACCTGGTTGCTATAGAGACAGGAAAAGTGATCAGTGGGGCTGTTTTCCCTGAGTGTCGCCTTACAGAAGACCCGCGGTAACAGAATAGGCGCTCATCAGAGTGCGGCTGTGAATAATGCACGCGACGCTGAGCTGCTGGTTACGAGCCTGTTTCTGCACGCTCGCTCACCGCCGTGCGTGTTTGCACACAAGTTgggattttgtttttattcacttgAAGCTGGCAGAGATTAAAATGTGAATCCTGGAGAACCACTTGAGATGCAAATAATCACAACTTTCTCACAGAGATGGAATAAAAGCCCTGAAAACAGCAGATATATCTCATCTTACAGCTTACTTTAAATTACAAggttgaaagtgaaagcagCGTGACTGAAGTCAAcagtgtgtatttacagtgaACAGTGAGTGATATTTACTGGTAATGGTACTTACTGTGTGTATTAATACAGAGAGAATAGAGATATGtaatagaaacagaaataatatgGTAAATCATGACTGTATCAGATATGAGatgtacacaaaaacaaacatatgtaATGAGGTATATAATCAGTCCAACAGAGAGACAATGGAGAGGGTGCCAGGTGccgtggagtgtgtgtgtgtgtgtgtgtgtgtgtgtgtgtgtgtgtgtgtgtgtgtgtgtgtttgtgaaaagtTCAGTAAGCTCCATAGTTTTATGTGACGTTCAGTGCGAATTGTTCCTGATGCACAAAGAAAGATGGTGTTtaaaattaaaacattgtctgatgAAAAGTGCAGAATTGAGCCAAACGTGTCTGGATGCACAGTTCTGTTCAGGCACATCAGTGTTACCCATAGGAACAGCATGTTTACTGGTCTGCCTGCACAGAGAAGACTGTCATGTGATTTAAGTGAGACTGAAATCCAGTTTGTGTCTAACACTCGCGATGATTCAATGTGCGCCTTAAGTTCTGAGATTAACACACAAAATCTCGTCTTCTGCTTGATGTCTTCTTGAGGTCTGTAAAACAGGGTTAAATACAACAAATCTTCATCTGCTCCATGTCTGTGATTGGTGTACTGCACTGTTTTTGAACGCACAGCAGCGAGGCCTGCAGGTCAGCACACAGTGAGGAGGTAAAACAGTCCTGAACCTGCAAGAAGAACCTGAGATCCCAGGTGTGAAGAAAACATTGTGAGGAAATGTCTTCTGCAAACAGACAACTGTTTTTTGCAATTGTTGGTTTCTGGTGTGTACCTGTTCCCAGGAAACCACAGCTCTCTaccacagcatcacacactCACGACAGGAAAAGCCTTCATGCATCACAAACCCTCGAAtctgaaaatggtgaaaaaaaacaagaagcaaCAGGATTTCTCAGTGGTTTAACTTCTTACGTCACACCGTCATTGCTGTGATAGTGTGATAAAGACATTCAGTCACAGTGAAAAGATCATATTTGAACATGAGCTCCTGAAGAAAGAGACATGGAGTGATGATGTagcaccacctgctggacaaacagccacacaaacagcttcagacGTTTATTTTACAAGTTTGATTCTTCCATCACTATAAAGTCATTAAATTACACAAACAATAGCTTAAAAGACACTTAAATTAGAATATATGCAA of the Chaetodon auriga isolate fChaAug3 chromosome 16, fChaAug3.hap1, whole genome shotgun sequence genome contains:
- the fam83fa gene encoding protein FAM83F, coding for MAESQLLCMDDEHVNEKIPESRPEFYYSEEQRAALERLLRSGDGAFKMRLKEDNVKDFLSAKEVKHLRKTFQEYDADSDPESGEHEKSKESPSADSGVHSTYWPQMSDTEAPSLDIGWPGSSGVYKGVTRVSMYSHPPKEAGPHIRQVVRRLIQEAHKVVAIVMDLLTDLQILQDLLDASSRRGVAVYAVLEARGVPHFLDMCTRLQINAVHLRNLRVRMVKGAGLALSFGKLPGSLCSKYMLVDGEKVMFGSYSFTWSSSRMDRNTITVMSGQTVDFFDNDFRELYAVSEQVDLYKEFNITKPPLPTPIAKPKVEHIRPRPVSTSRFQVSVNDSRQIDLKVPAHKYHNPKYSLVFGNSRGLTGSLQDLSTHSDFMVGGLNQRNGLQSTILYPGRNIQEKEDQVFLQSPGSPAEEDEDGKGGLKKNQAVGVKKRSSFRHFLKGRGANQSTETIEEDVVTPQKPAPPQTPTLPQKPAPPQKPALPHTPAPPQKPAPPQKPAPSYKVPETNGVAGNEQEDSFEIIEKPGPLKSKFRKPSKVIQRSMSLQTINTGDDDGSKSRRRHQKKNCIQS